Proteins encoded in a region of the Quercus lobata isolate SW786 chromosome 8, ValleyOak3.0 Primary Assembly, whole genome shotgun sequence genome:
- the LOC115954762 gene encoding lanC-like protein GCL2, with protein MADRFFPNEMPDFVAEDEASSASGSGGPNDSLTKLLHLPYKTLSHKLQKSALDLKQMVVRETWGLSPSGKRVNDFTLYTGALGTAFLLFKSYQLTKDANDLKLCSQIVKACDSASADSGRVTFICGRAGVCALGALTAKHAGDERLLGHYLRQFKEIKLPSDLPNELLYGRVGFLWACSFLNKHVDKDTISAARTKPVVDDIIKAGRRMSSKGKCPLMYEWHGKKYWGAAHGLAGIMHVLMDMELKPDELEDVKGTLHYMIKNRYPSGNYPSSEGSESDRLVHWCHGAPGVALTLVKAAEVFGDKEFLQAAVDAGEVVWNRGILKRVGICHGISGNTYVFLSLYRLTSNVEYLYRAKAFACFLLDRAQKLISEGKMHGGDRPYSLFEGIGGMAYLFLDMTEPSDARFPAYEL; from the exons atggcGGACCGTTTCTTCCCAAACGAAATGCCAGACTTCGTAGCAGAGGACGAAGCATCCTCAGCCTCTGGAAGTGGAGGACCCAATGACTCACTCACGAAACTCCTCCATCTTCCCTACAAAACGCTCTCCCACAAACTCCAAAAATCAGCTCTCGACCTCAAACAAATG GTGGTGAGGGAGACATGGGGACTGAGTCCGAGTGGGAAGCGTGTGAATGATTTCACACTGTACACTGGTGCTCTTGGGACTGCTTTTCTGCTTTTTAAATCTTACCAACTCACCAAAGATGCCAATGATCTTAAGTTGTGCTCTCAGATTGTCAAGGCTTGTGATTCAGCTTCTGCAGATTCAGG GCGTGTGACATTTATTTGTGGAAGGGCTGGTGTTTGTGCTCTTGGGGCTTTGACAGCAAAGCATGCTGGTGATGAAAGACTGCTTGGGCACTACTTAAGACAATTTAAAGAG ATCAAACTGCCTAGTGATTTGCCAAATGAATTATTATATGGGAGAGTAGGGTTCTTGTGGGCCTGTTCATTCTTAAATAAGCATGTTGATAAAGATACCATATCAGCTGCCCGAACA AAACCTGTTGTGGATGACATAATAAAGGCTGGTAGACGAATGTCAAGCAAGGGAAAATGTCCATTGATGTATGAATGGCATGGGAAGAAGTACTGGGGTGCTGCCCATGGACTTGCAGGGATTATGCATGTTTTGATGGACATGGAACTGAAACCAGATGAGTTGGAGGATGTCAAGGGCACACTGCATTATATGATAAAGAATCGTTACCCTAGTGGCAATTATCCTTCAAGTGAAGGAAGTGAATCAGACCGTCTAGTGCATTGGTGCCATGGTGCTCCTGGGGTTGCCCTTACACTTGTGAAAGCAGCTGag GTTTTTGGAGATAAGGAGTTTCTTCAAGCAGCTGTGGATGCAGGGGAGGTTGTATGGAACCGGGGTATACTTAAGCGAGTGGGAATATGCCATGGCATAAGTGGGAACACCTAtgtgtttctttctctctaccgATTAACAAGTAATGTCGAGTACTTATACAGGGCAAAAGCATTTGCTTGCTTTCTGCTTGATAGAGCACAAAAACTTATATCAGAGGGAAAGATGCATGGAGGTGATCGCCCCTATTCACTTTTTGAAGGTATTGGAGGAATGGCTTATCTTTTTTTGGACATGACTGAACCATCTGATGCCAGGTTCCCTGCGTATGAACTTTAA
- the LOC115956211 gene encoding protochlorophyllide reductase, chloroplastic produces the protein MALQATSLLPSAFSIPKEGKSGSSSKDSTLFGVSFSDHLKADFNSSGLRCKREFNQRVGAVRAQTVTATPSVTRSAPEGKKTLRKGSVVITGASSGLGLATAKALAETGKWHVIMACRDFLKTERAAKSAGIPKENYTIMHLDLASLDSVRQFVDNFKRSGRPLDVLVCNAAVYLPTAKEPTFTAEGFELSVGTNHLGHFLLSRLLLEDLQKSDYPSRRLIIVGSITGNTNTLAGNVPPKANLGDLRGLAGGLNGLNSSAMIDGGDFDGAKAYKDSKVCNMLTMQEFHRRFHEDTGVVFASLYPGCIATTGLFREHIPLFRLLFPPFQKYITKGYVSEDEAGKRLAQVVDDPSLTKSGVYWSWNKDSASFENRLSQEASDAEKARKVWEVSEKLVGLA, from the exons ATGGCTCTCCAGGCtacttctcttcttccttctgcATTCTCCATCCCTAAAGAG GGAAAGTCTGGTTCATCCTCCAAGGACTCAACTCTCTTTGGAGTTTCATTCTCAGACCATCTCAAAGCTGACTTCAACTCTTCTGGATTGAGGTGCAAG AGGGAATTCAACCAAAGGGTTGGGGCGGTTAGAGCTCAGACAGTGACTGCGACTCCATCAGTGACCAGGTCTGCACCAGAGGGGAAGAAAACTTTAAGAAAGGGTAGTGTTGTGATCACTGGTGCCTCCTCTGGATTGGGTCTAGCCACAGCTAAGGCTCTAGCTGAAACCGGAAAATGGCATGTAATTATGGCCTGCAGGGATTTCCTCAAGACTGAAAGAGCTGCCAAATCTGCTGGCATTCCCAAGGAAAATTATACCATAATGCACTTGGACCTTGCCTCGCTGGACAGTGTCCGTCAATTTGTAGATAACTTCAAGAGGTCAGGCCGGCCACTTGACGTGTTAGTCTGCAATGCAGCTGTTTATTTGCCAACTGCTAAGGAGCCTACATTTACAGCTGAAGGGTTTGAGCTTAGTGTTGGCACTAACCACCTTGGTCACTTCCTTCTCTCACGGTTGCTACTTGAGGACTTGCAGAAATCTGATTACCCATCAAGACGCCTCATCATCGTTGGCTCAATTACTG GGAACACAAATACCCTGGCTGGAAATGTACCTCCTAAGGCCAACCTTGGGGACCTGAGGGGACTTGCAGGGGGCTTAAATGGGCTAAACAGCTCAGCCATGATCGATGGAGGAGACTTTGATGGGGCTAAGGCCTACAAGGACAGCAAAGTCTGCAATATGCTTACCATGCAAGAGTTCCACAGGCGCTTCCACGAGGATACAGGCGTTGTATTTGCTTCCCTTTACCCAGGTTGCATTGCCACAACTGGCTTGTTTAGGGAGCACATCCCCTTGTTCAGGCTCCTCTTCCCTCCATTCCAGAAGTACATCACTAAGGGCTACGTCTCTGAAGATGAAGCAGGGAAAAGACTTGCTCAG GTTGTGGATGATCCAAGCTTAACGAAATCTGGTGTTTACTGGAGCTGGAACAAGGACTCGGCATCATTTGAGAATCGGTTGTCTCAAGAAGCTAGTGATGCGGAGAAGGCTCGGAAGGTCTGGGAAGTCAGTGAGAAACTTGTTGGATTGGCCTAA